One Octopus sinensis linkage group LG11, ASM634580v1, whole genome shotgun sequence genomic window carries:
- the LOC115217591 gene encoding uncharacterized protein LOC115217591 isoform X2, with protein sequence MDEQNVSASHPYLVKPRRRSRWILSDNSPVATRICVLDIVCLLPSTSTWIPIPRGDTRKMLADSGLIKKLQITSTSTEDELKHMISNLFSVSFNLAEDELLPFDYLRTQPSCKRLVRPEVTEDWHWGGREVANLAGQGCLYIVSKIPLSLDSKAPLKSIVQEVQRQAAAAAAIAATSIVSTLTTTTNMTTGISLSVDGQTASLSQVHSAAPLSATAQTHALAPLTDSRTRMRICTKEIVCLLPTCITSIPIPRRYTRRILAEKGLVQKIRIATYWTEEQIKTEISSLFRKPYGLQQGEILPFDYLCTKPNCKRLVRASASDSVQWGGQEVARLAGQGCLYIVSRIPLYTNTMISWTGCNNNQQT encoded by the exons gTATCTGCTTCCCACCCCTATTTGGTGAAGCCACGCCGCCGTAGCCGTTGGATATTGTCCGACAACAGCCCAGTAGCCACTCGAATCTGTGTCTTAGACATTGTCTGTCTACTTCCGTCGACCAGCACCTGGATCCCTATACCGAGAGGTGACACTCGCAAGATGCTTGCCGATAGCGGCCTCATCAAGAAGCTACAGATCACGTCAACATCGACGGAAGACGAGCTGAAGCATATGATCTCGAACCTCTTCAGCGTGTCCTTCAACCTCGCTGAAGATGAGCTGCTTCCTTTCGACTACTTGCGAACGCAACCGAGTTGTAAGCGTCTGGTGCGTCCGGAAGTTACAGAGGACTGGCACTGGGGTGGACGTGAAGTGGCTAACCTGGCAGGTCAAGGCTGTTTGTATATCGTCTCCAAGATCCCATTGTCTTTAGATTCAAAG gCTCCACTGAAATCAATTGTGCAGGAAGTGCAGAGACaagctgctgcagctgctgccatCGCTGCAACATCTATTGTAAGCACGTTGACCACGACAACCAACATGACGACAGGGATCTCACTGTCTGTAGATGGCCAGACGGCTTCTCTGTCCCAAGTCCACTCCGCTGCCCCACTCTCGGCTACCGCCCAGACACATGCCCTTGCACCGCTCACAGACAGCAGAACACGCATGCGGATATGTACAAAGGAGATCGTTTGCCTCCTGCCAACCTGCATCACTTCTATACCAATCCCAAGAAGGTACACCCGGCGCATTCTAGCTGAGAAGGGTCTCGTCCAAAAGATACGTATCGCCACCTATTGGACAGAAGAACAAATTAAAACCGAAATCTCATCTCTGTTTCGTAAGCCCTACGGACTTCAACAGGGCGAAATCCTTCCGTTTGACTATCTATGTACAAAGCCAAACTGTAAACGACTGGTCAGAGCTTCAGCATCCGATTCCGTCCAGTGGGGTGGTCAAGAGGTCGCTAGGTTGGCTGGCCAGGGGTGTCTATACATAGTTTCCAGGATTccattatacacaaatacaatg